From a single Fusarium fujikuroi IMI 58289 draft genome, chromosome FFUJ_chr03 genomic region:
- a CDS encoding related to glutamate decarboxylase has translation MDPDRYQSSEEIFAGLPTDTLGNGLPASFVKSGIDRLLEHDIDPEHNLGSFVSTGLNDIGERLLMESYKKNLACQNEYPGVREIHDRCVEILGTVWGASCNEKPTGWAASGSSEAIFLAILAMKRKWQAENGGVAPFNGPTLNIITGSHAHVAVTNAAKANDIEIRSVDVGPESNYSFDPSKMQGLLDNSTIGVVLVLGNTYTGHFDPIENVNTVLDNYEQLHGRNIPIHVDAASGGFVAPFNCGKPNRWDFTIPRVISINASGHKFGLTAAALGWIIWRDQRFLPSDMLHQSSYLSGHHELPTLRYSQSSSSVLIQYYHLARLGRQGFENIIQDLLQRSSALGKTLEGTGIFTCISESHRTTENTLPVVVFRVNPAVQDQRPEFTEQWISDQLFDKGYSVPCSKLPTHGEDIEVLRVVIRPSLKPTVLDSFITELLSLLNL, from the exons TGAGCATGATATAGACCCCGAGCACAATCTTGGGAG TTTCGTATCTACTGGTCTGAACGATATTGGAGAAAGGCTTCTTATGGAGAGCTACAAGAAAAACCTCGCTTGCCAAAACGAATACCCTGGTGTTCGCGA GATACATGATCGGTGCGTTGAAATACTAGGAACAGTATGGGGTGCATCATGCAACGAGAAGCCGACTGGTTGGGCGGCGTCTGGCAGTTCTGAGGCCATCTTCCTTGCAATTCTGGCTATGAAACGAAAATGGCAGGCAGAAAACGGAGGCGTGGCCCCTTTCAATGGTCCAACACTCAATATAATCACAGGAAGTCATGCTCACGTCGCGGTGACAAATGCAGCTAAAGCAAACGACATTGAGATTCGGTCAGTGGACGTAGGGCCagaaagtaattatagctttGACCCGTCCAAAATGCAGGGACTATTGGATAATTCTACAA TTGGGGTTGTCTTGGTATTGGGTAATACGTATACGGGGCATTTTGACCCAATAGAGAACGTCAATACCGTTCTCGACAACTACGAACAGTTGCATGGTCGTAATATTCCCATTCATGTTGATGCAGCCAGTGGTGGATTCGTTGCGCCATTCAACTGTGGGAAACCTAATCGATG GGACTTTACTATACCCCGCGTTATCTCTATAAACGCGTCCGGCCATAAGTTCGGTCTTACAGCTGCGGCTTTGGGCTGGATTATATGGCGCGACCAGAGATTCTTACCCTCGGACATGCTCCACCAATCTTCATACCTTTCAGGCCACCATGAGCTTCCAACACTCCGATACTCTCAATCTTCAAGTAGCGTGTTAATCCAATATTATCATTTAGCTCGTCTAGGTCGTCAAGGGTTTGAAAACATCATCCAAGATCTATTACAGCGATCTAGTGCTCTAGGCAAGACTTTGGAAGGAACGGGAATATTCACATGCATCAGTGAATCCCACAGGACCACGGAAAACACTCTACCTGTAGTTGTATTCCGTGTAAATCCTGCAGTACAAGACCAACGTCCGGAATTTACTGAGCAGTGGATCAGTGATCAACTCTTCGATAAGGGTTATAGTGTTCCAT GCTCTAAACTACCTACCCATGGAGAGGACATAGAGGTTTTGCGAGTTGTTATAAGGCCAAGCCTTAAGCCTACCGTGCTGGATTCATTTATCACCGAACTTCTCTCATTACTCaatctttaa